A part of Acropora palmata chromosome 8, jaAcrPala1.3, whole genome shotgun sequence genomic DNA contains:
- the LOC141889073 gene encoding uncharacterized protein LOC141889073 isoform X1: MDASNKMAIEVRNFIERTLDGFSRDLSWLSNLRYELSVVCTYCLKSTCDLHKKTSCDQDDCLHLLRVRPGEELICLENFCDETVSPGWEMWFEVPDTQTNETEEDTQIADGTSSEPETTTQRVKATKRKRNKNFTGFSPRVARKKKRGIFEKNKSEQPAGTSSEPETTAQVLEAKKRKRNKNFTVKEGPGVDGKEKGHSACVQSKRKKGIQKNETTQPADPDTVESLDPGTLSEDDVRLIARELGPSWKMLGRVLNVPDAVIDQIEANKSKDSDKCYSTLRRWQEMYRSDATFHRLACALKDPAVGRVDLAVKYCGLQLVSKPLENLVNDASDSLDEICKRLDTRLAGLGNYEDVAKYYGYDVFTIQSRLKISPDGPSKAMISSIIAKRPDVTVESLAKVVVKQTRREDVARLLRKFDCK; this comes from the exons ATGGATGCctcaaacaaaatggctattGAAGTTCGCAACTTTATCGAGAGAACCTTAGATGGCTTTTCACGTGACCTCTCTTGGTTAAGCAATCTTCGGTATGAGCTGAGTGTGGTGTGCACTTATTGCTTGAAATCCACGTGTGACCTTCACAAGAAGACGAGTTGTGATCAAGACGATTGCTTGCACCTTCTGCGAGTTCGTCCTGGGGAAGAACTGATTTGCCTGGAGAATTTCTGCGATGAAACAGTCAGTCCTGGATGGGAGATGTGGTTCGAAGTACCCGATACCCAG ACCAATGAAACAGAAGAGGATACTCAGATAGCAGATG GAACTTCCTCCGAGCCTGAGACCACAACCCAAAGAGTGAAAGCAACGAAGCGGAAGCGGAATAAGAACTTCACAG GCTTCTCTCCACGTGTTGcacgcaaaaagaaaagaggaatctttgaaaagaataagaGTGAGCAGCCAGCAG GAACTTCTTCTGAGCCTGAGACCACAGCACAGGTACTGGAAGCAAAGAAGCGGAAACGGAATAAGAACTTCACAG tgAAAGAAGGACCTGGTGTGgacggaaaagaaaaag GCCATTCTGCATGTGTTCaatccaaaaggaaaaaaggaattcaAAAGAACGAGACTACGCAACCGGCAG ACCCAGATACAGTTGAGTCACTTGACCCTGGGACCCTTTCAGAGGATGATGTTCGTCTCATTGCGCGTGAGCTTGGTCCTTCATGGAAAATGCTTGGCCGAGTGCTGAACGTCCCGGATGCTGTGATTGATCAGATTGAAGCAAACAAGTCTAAAGACTCTGACAAATGCTATA GTACTCTGAGACGTTGGCAAGAGATGTACCGATCTGATGCAACATTTCATCGCTTGGCTTGTGCATTGAAGGATCCCGCTGTTGGACGAGTAGATTTGGCTGTCAAGTACTGCGGTCTTCAATTAG tatccaagcctttggaaaatcttGTTAACGACGCCTCTGATTCTCTGGATGAGATCTGCAAACGCTTGGATACACGTCTTGCAGGACTTGGTAATTATGAAGATGTAGCTAAATATTACGGCTACGATGTCTTCACGATACAGTCCAGATTAAAAATATCTCCAGATGGTCCGTCCAAAGCCATGATTTCATCCATAATAGCTAAACGCCCTGATGTCACCGTTGAGAGCCTTGCAAAAGTGGTCGTAAAGCAAACGAGACGAGAGGATGTTGCCAGATTACTGAGGAAGTTCGATTGCAAATGA
- the LOC141889073 gene encoding uncharacterized protein LOC141889073 isoform X6 → MAKLLHTPIKTYNTPQFLNTLSGTSSEPETTTQRVKATKRKRNKNFTGFSPRVARKKKRGIFEKNKSEQPAGTSSEPETTAQVLEAKKRKRNKNFTVKEGPGVDGKEKGHSACVQSKRKKGIQKNETTQPADPDTVESLDPGTLSEDDVRLIARELGPSWKMLGRVLNVPDAVIDQIEANKSKDSDKCYSTLRRWQEMYRSDATFHRLACALKDPAVGRVDLAVKYCGLQLVSKPLENLVNDASDSLDEICKRLDTRLAGLGNYEDVAKYYGYDVFTIQSRLKISPDGPSKAMISSIIAKRPDVTVESLAKVVVKQTRREDVARLLRKFDCK, encoded by the exons atggcaaagctcctccacACTCCCATTAAAAcctacaacaccccacaattcctcaaTACACTGTCAG GAACTTCCTCCGAGCCTGAGACCACAACCCAAAGAGTGAAAGCAACGAAGCGGAAGCGGAATAAGAACTTCACAG GCTTCTCTCCACGTGTTGcacgcaaaaagaaaagaggaatctttgaaaagaataagaGTGAGCAGCCAGCAG GAACTTCTTCTGAGCCTGAGACCACAGCACAGGTACTGGAAGCAAAGAAGCGGAAACGGAATAAGAACTTCACAG tgAAAGAAGGACCTGGTGTGgacggaaaagaaaaag GCCATTCTGCATGTGTTCaatccaaaaggaaaaaaggaattcaAAAGAACGAGACTACGCAACCGGCAG ACCCAGATACAGTTGAGTCACTTGACCCTGGGACCCTTTCAGAGGATGATGTTCGTCTCATTGCGCGTGAGCTTGGTCCTTCATGGAAAATGCTTGGCCGAGTGCTGAACGTCCCGGATGCTGTGATTGATCAGATTGAAGCAAACAAGTCTAAAGACTCTGACAAATGCTATA GTACTCTGAGACGTTGGCAAGAGATGTACCGATCTGATGCAACATTTCATCGCTTGGCTTGTGCATTGAAGGATCCCGCTGTTGGACGAGTAGATTTGGCTGTCAAGTACTGCGGTCTTCAATTAG tatccaagcctttggaaaatcttGTTAACGACGCCTCTGATTCTCTGGATGAGATCTGCAAACGCTTGGATACACGTCTTGCAGGACTTGGTAATTATGAAGATGTAGCTAAATATTACGGCTACGATGTCTTCACGATACAGTCCAGATTAAAAATATCTCCAGATGGTCCGTCCAAAGCCATGATTTCATCCATAATAGCTAAACGCCCTGATGTCACCGTTGAGAGCCTTGCAAAAGTGGTCGTAAAGCAAACGAGACGAGAGGATGTTGCCAGATTACTGAGGAAGTTCGATTGCAAATGA
- the LOC141889073 gene encoding uncharacterized protein LOC141889073 isoform X3 — translation MDASNKMAIEVRNFIERTLDGFSRDLSWLSNLRYELSVVCTYCLKSTCDLHKKTSCDQDDCLHLLRVRPGEELICLENFCDETVSPGWEMWFEVPDTQTNETEEDTQIADGTSSEPETTTQRVKATKRKRNKNFTGFSPRVARKKKRGIFEKNKSEQPAVKEGPGVDGKEKGHSACVQSKRKKGIQKNETTQPADPDTVESLDPGTLSEDDVRLIARELGPSWKMLGRVLNVPDAVIDQIEANKSKDSDKCYSTLRRWQEMYRSDATFHRLACALKDPAVGRVDLAVKYCGLQLVSKPLENLVNDASDSLDEICKRLDTRLAGLGNYEDVAKYYGYDVFTIQSRLKISPDGPSKAMISSIIAKRPDVTVESLAKVVVKQTRREDVARLLRKFDCK, via the exons ATGGATGCctcaaacaaaatggctattGAAGTTCGCAACTTTATCGAGAGAACCTTAGATGGCTTTTCACGTGACCTCTCTTGGTTAAGCAATCTTCGGTATGAGCTGAGTGTGGTGTGCACTTATTGCTTGAAATCCACGTGTGACCTTCACAAGAAGACGAGTTGTGATCAAGACGATTGCTTGCACCTTCTGCGAGTTCGTCCTGGGGAAGAACTGATTTGCCTGGAGAATTTCTGCGATGAAACAGTCAGTCCTGGATGGGAGATGTGGTTCGAAGTACCCGATACCCAG ACCAATGAAACAGAAGAGGATACTCAGATAGCAGATG GAACTTCCTCCGAGCCTGAGACCACAACCCAAAGAGTGAAAGCAACGAAGCGGAAGCGGAATAAGAACTTCACAG GCTTCTCTCCACGTGTTGcacgcaaaaagaaaagaggaatctttgaaaagaataagaGTGAGCAGCCAGCAG tgAAAGAAGGACCTGGTGTGgacggaaaagaaaaag GCCATTCTGCATGTGTTCaatccaaaaggaaaaaaggaattcaAAAGAACGAGACTACGCAACCGGCAG ACCCAGATACAGTTGAGTCACTTGACCCTGGGACCCTTTCAGAGGATGATGTTCGTCTCATTGCGCGTGAGCTTGGTCCTTCATGGAAAATGCTTGGCCGAGTGCTGAACGTCCCGGATGCTGTGATTGATCAGATTGAAGCAAACAAGTCTAAAGACTCTGACAAATGCTATA GTACTCTGAGACGTTGGCAAGAGATGTACCGATCTGATGCAACATTTCATCGCTTGGCTTGTGCATTGAAGGATCCCGCTGTTGGACGAGTAGATTTGGCTGTCAAGTACTGCGGTCTTCAATTAG tatccaagcctttggaaaatcttGTTAACGACGCCTCTGATTCTCTGGATGAGATCTGCAAACGCTTGGATACACGTCTTGCAGGACTTGGTAATTATGAAGATGTAGCTAAATATTACGGCTACGATGTCTTCACGATACAGTCCAGATTAAAAATATCTCCAGATGGTCCGTCCAAAGCCATGATTTCATCCATAATAGCTAAACGCCCTGATGTCACCGTTGAGAGCCTTGCAAAAGTGGTCGTAAAGCAAACGAGACGAGAGGATGTTGCCAGATTACTGAGGAAGTTCGATTGCAAATGA
- the LOC141889073 gene encoding uncharacterized protein LOC141889073 isoform X4, whose protein sequence is MDASNKMAIEVRNFIERTLDGFSRDLSWLSNLRYELSVVCTYCLKSTCDLHKKTSCDQDDCLHLLRVRPGEELICLENFCDETVSPGWEMWFEVPDTQTNETEEDTQIADGFSPRVARKKKRGIFEKNKSEQPAGTSSEPETTAQVLEAKKRKRNKNFTVKEGPGVDGKEKGHSACVQSKRKKGIQKNETTQPADPDTVESLDPGTLSEDDVRLIARELGPSWKMLGRVLNVPDAVIDQIEANKSKDSDKCYSTLRRWQEMYRSDATFHRLACALKDPAVGRVDLAVKYCGLQLVSKPLENLVNDASDSLDEICKRLDTRLAGLGNYEDVAKYYGYDVFTIQSRLKISPDGPSKAMISSIIAKRPDVTVESLAKVVVKQTRREDVARLLRKFDCK, encoded by the exons ATGGATGCctcaaacaaaatggctattGAAGTTCGCAACTTTATCGAGAGAACCTTAGATGGCTTTTCACGTGACCTCTCTTGGTTAAGCAATCTTCGGTATGAGCTGAGTGTGGTGTGCACTTATTGCTTGAAATCCACGTGTGACCTTCACAAGAAGACGAGTTGTGATCAAGACGATTGCTTGCACCTTCTGCGAGTTCGTCCTGGGGAAGAACTGATTTGCCTGGAGAATTTCTGCGATGAAACAGTCAGTCCTGGATGGGAGATGTGGTTCGAAGTACCCGATACCCAG ACCAATGAAACAGAAGAGGATACTCAGATAGCAGATG GCTTCTCTCCACGTGTTGcacgcaaaaagaaaagaggaatctttgaaaagaataagaGTGAGCAGCCAGCAG GAACTTCTTCTGAGCCTGAGACCACAGCACAGGTACTGGAAGCAAAGAAGCGGAAACGGAATAAGAACTTCACAG tgAAAGAAGGACCTGGTGTGgacggaaaagaaaaag GCCATTCTGCATGTGTTCaatccaaaaggaaaaaaggaattcaAAAGAACGAGACTACGCAACCGGCAG ACCCAGATACAGTTGAGTCACTTGACCCTGGGACCCTTTCAGAGGATGATGTTCGTCTCATTGCGCGTGAGCTTGGTCCTTCATGGAAAATGCTTGGCCGAGTGCTGAACGTCCCGGATGCTGTGATTGATCAGATTGAAGCAAACAAGTCTAAAGACTCTGACAAATGCTATA GTACTCTGAGACGTTGGCAAGAGATGTACCGATCTGATGCAACATTTCATCGCTTGGCTTGTGCATTGAAGGATCCCGCTGTTGGACGAGTAGATTTGGCTGTCAAGTACTGCGGTCTTCAATTAG tatccaagcctttggaaaatcttGTTAACGACGCCTCTGATTCTCTGGATGAGATCTGCAAACGCTTGGATACACGTCTTGCAGGACTTGGTAATTATGAAGATGTAGCTAAATATTACGGCTACGATGTCTTCACGATACAGTCCAGATTAAAAATATCTCCAGATGGTCCGTCCAAAGCCATGATTTCATCCATAATAGCTAAACGCCCTGATGTCACCGTTGAGAGCCTTGCAAAAGTGGTCGTAAAGCAAACGAGACGAGAGGATGTTGCCAGATTACTGAGGAAGTTCGATTGCAAATGA
- the LOC141889073 gene encoding uncharacterized protein LOC141889073 isoform X2 — protein MDASNKMAIEVRNFIERTLDGFSRDLSWLSNLRYELSVVCTYCLKSTCDLHKKTSCDQDDCLHLLRVRPGEELICLENFCDETVSPGWEMWFEVPDTQTNETEEDTQIADGTSSEPETTTQRVKATKRKRNKNFTGFSPRVARKKKRGIFEKNKSEQPAGTSSEPETTAQVLEAKKRKRNKNFTGHSACVQSKRKKGIQKNETTQPADPDTVESLDPGTLSEDDVRLIARELGPSWKMLGRVLNVPDAVIDQIEANKSKDSDKCYSTLRRWQEMYRSDATFHRLACALKDPAVGRVDLAVKYCGLQLVSKPLENLVNDASDSLDEICKRLDTRLAGLGNYEDVAKYYGYDVFTIQSRLKISPDGPSKAMISSIIAKRPDVTVESLAKVVVKQTRREDVARLLRKFDCK, from the exons ATGGATGCctcaaacaaaatggctattGAAGTTCGCAACTTTATCGAGAGAACCTTAGATGGCTTTTCACGTGACCTCTCTTGGTTAAGCAATCTTCGGTATGAGCTGAGTGTGGTGTGCACTTATTGCTTGAAATCCACGTGTGACCTTCACAAGAAGACGAGTTGTGATCAAGACGATTGCTTGCACCTTCTGCGAGTTCGTCCTGGGGAAGAACTGATTTGCCTGGAGAATTTCTGCGATGAAACAGTCAGTCCTGGATGGGAGATGTGGTTCGAAGTACCCGATACCCAG ACCAATGAAACAGAAGAGGATACTCAGATAGCAGATG GAACTTCCTCCGAGCCTGAGACCACAACCCAAAGAGTGAAAGCAACGAAGCGGAAGCGGAATAAGAACTTCACAG GCTTCTCTCCACGTGTTGcacgcaaaaagaaaagaggaatctttgaaaagaataagaGTGAGCAGCCAGCAG GAACTTCTTCTGAGCCTGAGACCACAGCACAGGTACTGGAAGCAAAGAAGCGGAAACGGAATAAGAACTTCACAG GCCATTCTGCATGTGTTCaatccaaaaggaaaaaaggaattcaAAAGAACGAGACTACGCAACCGGCAG ACCCAGATACAGTTGAGTCACTTGACCCTGGGACCCTTTCAGAGGATGATGTTCGTCTCATTGCGCGTGAGCTTGGTCCTTCATGGAAAATGCTTGGCCGAGTGCTGAACGTCCCGGATGCTGTGATTGATCAGATTGAAGCAAACAAGTCTAAAGACTCTGACAAATGCTATA GTACTCTGAGACGTTGGCAAGAGATGTACCGATCTGATGCAACATTTCATCGCTTGGCTTGTGCATTGAAGGATCCCGCTGTTGGACGAGTAGATTTGGCTGTCAAGTACTGCGGTCTTCAATTAG tatccaagcctttggaaaatcttGTTAACGACGCCTCTGATTCTCTGGATGAGATCTGCAAACGCTTGGATACACGTCTTGCAGGACTTGGTAATTATGAAGATGTAGCTAAATATTACGGCTACGATGTCTTCACGATACAGTCCAGATTAAAAATATCTCCAGATGGTCCGTCCAAAGCCATGATTTCATCCATAATAGCTAAACGCCCTGATGTCACCGTTGAGAGCCTTGCAAAAGTGGTCGTAAAGCAAACGAGACGAGAGGATGTTGCCAGATTACTGAGGAAGTTCGATTGCAAATGA
- the LOC141889073 gene encoding uncharacterized protein LOC141889073 isoform X5, with the protein MDASNKMAIEVRNFIERTLDGFSRDLSWLSNLRYELSVVCTYCLKSTCDLHKKTSCDQDDCLHLLRVRPGEELICLENFCDETVSPGWEMWFEVPDTQTNETEEDTQIADGTSSEPETTTQRVKATKRKRNKNFTGFSPRVARKKKRGIFEKNKSEQPAGHSACVQSKRKKGIQKNETTQPADPDTVESLDPGTLSEDDVRLIARELGPSWKMLGRVLNVPDAVIDQIEANKSKDSDKCYSTLRRWQEMYRSDATFHRLACALKDPAVGRVDLAVKYCGLQLVSKPLENLVNDASDSLDEICKRLDTRLAGLGNYEDVAKYYGYDVFTIQSRLKISPDGPSKAMISSIIAKRPDVTVESLAKVVVKQTRREDVARLLRKFDCK; encoded by the exons ATGGATGCctcaaacaaaatggctattGAAGTTCGCAACTTTATCGAGAGAACCTTAGATGGCTTTTCACGTGACCTCTCTTGGTTAAGCAATCTTCGGTATGAGCTGAGTGTGGTGTGCACTTATTGCTTGAAATCCACGTGTGACCTTCACAAGAAGACGAGTTGTGATCAAGACGATTGCTTGCACCTTCTGCGAGTTCGTCCTGGGGAAGAACTGATTTGCCTGGAGAATTTCTGCGATGAAACAGTCAGTCCTGGATGGGAGATGTGGTTCGAAGTACCCGATACCCAG ACCAATGAAACAGAAGAGGATACTCAGATAGCAGATG GAACTTCCTCCGAGCCTGAGACCACAACCCAAAGAGTGAAAGCAACGAAGCGGAAGCGGAATAAGAACTTCACAG GCTTCTCTCCACGTGTTGcacgcaaaaagaaaagaggaatctttgaaaagaataagaGTGAGCAGCCAGCAG GCCATTCTGCATGTGTTCaatccaaaaggaaaaaaggaattcaAAAGAACGAGACTACGCAACCGGCAG ACCCAGATACAGTTGAGTCACTTGACCCTGGGACCCTTTCAGAGGATGATGTTCGTCTCATTGCGCGTGAGCTTGGTCCTTCATGGAAAATGCTTGGCCGAGTGCTGAACGTCCCGGATGCTGTGATTGATCAGATTGAAGCAAACAAGTCTAAAGACTCTGACAAATGCTATA GTACTCTGAGACGTTGGCAAGAGATGTACCGATCTGATGCAACATTTCATCGCTTGGCTTGTGCATTGAAGGATCCCGCTGTTGGACGAGTAGATTTGGCTGTCAAGTACTGCGGTCTTCAATTAG tatccaagcctttggaaaatcttGTTAACGACGCCTCTGATTCTCTGGATGAGATCTGCAAACGCTTGGATACACGTCTTGCAGGACTTGGTAATTATGAAGATGTAGCTAAATATTACGGCTACGATGTCTTCACGATACAGTCCAGATTAAAAATATCTCCAGATGGTCCGTCCAAAGCCATGATTTCATCCATAATAGCTAAACGCCCTGATGTCACCGTTGAGAGCCTTGCAAAAGTGGTCGTAAAGCAAACGAGACGAGAGGATGTTGCCAGATTACTGAGGAAGTTCGATTGCAAATGA